A stretch of the Geovibrio thiophilus genome encodes the following:
- the obgE gene encoding GTPase ObgE has product MKFVDSLIIDVEGGHGGNGCCSFRREAYVPRGGPNGGNGGNGGNVILEGDDSKTTLLDLTYNAIYKAKRGVHGKGSDLQGKRGEDILLKVPVGTMIYETETEELIADITQKGEQVIVAAGGRGGRGNASFVSSTHRAPREHTDGEPGEKKRLRLELKLIADVGIIGMPNAGKSTFISTVSAAKPKVADYPFTTLVPNLGVVRGALGEPFVLADMPGLVEGAHEGTGLGMRFLRHIERTRVLVHFVDSSDYDSTMVERYSMIRNELEKYGIGVSEKAELVAATKTDAAMPENLIEFEEFIKKEGKPFFKICSLTKDGVKELLDAAEKILAETEKQNEEDLGAAGQ; this is encoded by the coding sequence ATGAAATTTGTAGATTCACTGATTATAGACGTTGAAGGCGGACACGGCGGCAACGGATGTTGCAGCTTCCGCCGTGAGGCTTATGTGCCCCGAGGCGGTCCCAACGGAGGCAACGGCGGTAACGGAGGCAATGTTATCCTTGAAGGGGACGACTCCAAGACGACTCTCCTTGACCTGACATATAACGCCATCTACAAGGCAAAAAGAGGCGTTCACGGCAAAGGGAGCGATCTTCAGGGAAAACGGGGAGAGGATATTCTCCTTAAGGTGCCTGTAGGCACAATGATTTATGAGACAGAAACAGAAGAGCTGATAGCCGATATAACTCAAAAAGGCGAGCAGGTTATAGTCGCCGCCGGAGGCAGAGGGGGCAGAGGCAACGCCTCATTCGTTTCCTCAACTCACCGTGCGCCCAGAGAGCACACGGACGGCGAGCCCGGCGAGAAGAAGCGTCTCCGTCTGGAGCTGAAGCTTATAGCGGATGTGGGGATCATAGGAATGCCCAACGCAGGGAAGTCCACATTCATCTCCACTGTTTCAGCCGCCAAGCCAAAGGTGGCGGACTACCCTTTCACCACGCTTGTCCCTAACCTAGGTGTGGTCAGAGGAGCGTTGGGCGAGCCGTTCGTTCTGGCGGACATGCCGGGGCTTGTGGAAGGCGCCCATGAGGGAACAGGGCTTGGTATGAGATTCCTGCGCCACATTGAGCGTACAAGGGTTCTGGTTCACTTTGTGGACTCCTCCGACTATGACTCAACCATGGTGGAGCGCTACAGCATGATCAGAAACGAGCTTGAAAAATACGGAATCGGCGTTTCCGAAAAGGCGGAGCTTGTGGCGGCAACGAAGACCGACGCGGCAATGCCTGAAAACCTCATAGAGTTTGAGGAATTTATAAAGAAAGAGGGCAAACCCTTTTTTAAAATATGCTCACTGACCAAAGACGGCGTGAAGGAGCTTCTGGACGCGGCGGAGAAAATCCTCGCGGAGACGGAAAAACAGAATGAAGAAGATCTCGGAGCTGCTGGACAATAA
- a CDS encoding DUF721 domain-containing protein — protein MKKISELLDNKLAGEAREHSSLAKTWHHAVGDTVAAVAMPLKIDGTCLIVGVSDNMWLSELSHMKDEIMENLAAKGMNVKDIRFVFRQAPRRKTKPVFVPRNLTDKEERTVKHMCSVIKDKTLRESAEKAMRAYFGKYSYDDFIGR, from the coding sequence ATGAAGAAGATCTCGGAGCTGCTGGACAATAAACTTGCGGGCGAAGCGAGAGAGCATTCATCACTCGCGAAAACATGGCATCACGCCGTGGGAGACACGGTGGCGGCTGTCGCTATGCCCTTGAAGATTGACGGAACATGCCTCATTGTAGGCGTGAGCGACAACATGTGGCTGAGTGAGCTTTCCCACATGAAGGATGAAATAATGGAAAATCTCGCCGCCAAGGGGATGAATGTCAAAGACATCCGTTTTGTTTTCAGACAGGCGCCGAGGAGAAAGACTAAGCCTGTTTTTGTGCCCCGGAACCTGACGGATAAAGAGGAACGGACAGTAAAGCACATGTGCTCCGTGATTAAGGACAAAACCCTTCGTGAAAGCGCGGAAAAGGCTATGAGAGCCTATTTCGGAAAATATTCGTATGATGATTTCATAGGGCGTTGA
- the def gene encoding peptide deformylase → MILDIKTFPDEVLRKKNEPVAVVDDSVRKLLSDMVDTMRSAKGVGLAAPQVGVNKRVIVVDISAGEDSNSLMKIINPEILELSGEPDVNEEGCLSVPGEYEVVTRPSKAVVRYMREDGTETVVKSEGFLARALQHEIDHLNGVLFIDRLSVSKRETVKKRIRKRISIGDYVAGRG, encoded by the coding sequence GTGATTCTTGATATAAAGACCTTTCCCGATGAAGTTTTGAGAAAGAAGAATGAACCTGTGGCGGTTGTTGACGATTCGGTCAGAAAGCTGCTCTCAGACATGGTTGATACAATGCGCAGCGCAAAGGGTGTCGGGCTTGCCGCGCCGCAGGTCGGTGTGAATAAGCGTGTGATTGTGGTGGATATAAGCGCCGGAGAAGACTCTAACTCGCTTATGAAGATAATTAACCCTGAAATTCTGGAACTTTCCGGCGAGCCGGACGTCAATGAAGAAGGCTGCCTCAGCGTTCCCGGGGAATATGAAGTGGTGACCAGACCCTCAAAAGCAGTGGTCAGATACATGAGAGAGGACGGAACGGAGACGGTCGTCAAATCCGAAGGCTTTCTCGCGAGAGCTCTCCAGCATGAAATAGACCACCTGAACGGCGTCCTCTTCATAGACAGGCTCTCCGTGAGCAAAAGGGAAACCGTCAAGAAGCGCATACGTAAACGCATCAGCATCGGCGATTATGTCGCCGGAAGAGGCTGA
- a CDS encoding CcmD family protein — MQDFWYIVGAYSIIWVLLGGYMLGLGTKITELNKRIDAVEADKER, encoded by the coding sequence ATGCAGGATTTCTGGTATATAGTCGGAGCTTATTCAATAATATGGGTGCTTCTCGGCGGCTACATGCTCGGTCTCGGTACAAAAATAACCGAGCTGAACAAACGCATTGACGCCGTAGAGGCTGATAAGGAAAGATAG
- the csrA gene encoding carbon storage regulator CsrA, which yields MLVLSRKTNESIIIGENIEIRIVEVAGKSVKLGIDAPRDVSVHRKEIFEAIKEENIQAATKENLVSLVDFFKNQNT from the coding sequence ATGCTGGTACTGTCCCGAAAAACAAATGAAAGTATAATAATAGGCGAAAATATAGAAATCCGCATAGTGGAAGTGGCGGGAAAGAGCGTTAAGCTCGGAATCGATGCCCCCAGAGATGTCAGTGTGCACCGCAAGGAGATCTTCGAGGCGATAAAGGAAGAGAATATTCAGGCCGCCACAAAGGAAAACCTTGTCTCCCTTGTGGACTTCTTTAAAAACCAAAACACCTGA
- the fliW gene encoding flagellar assembly protein FliW, producing the protein MEKIKMSSTKLGPVEYTENDIITLSSPLLGFPDLSDFLLISGDKSFPFLWFQAVQDPDVCFILIEPKIFHPNYDPKINKRELKILGIEKDEELKIAAIVVVPEDPKNATVNLRAPILLNTGKKLAKQVILEDDRWMIKAPLFAAKDK; encoded by the coding sequence ATGGAAAAAATAAAAATGTCCTCAACCAAACTGGGTCCGGTCGAATATACGGAGAATGATATAATAACTCTCTCTTCTCCGCTGCTGGGCTTTCCCGATCTCAGTGACTTCCTGCTGATCTCCGGCGATAAGTCGTTCCCTTTTCTTTGGTTTCAGGCTGTTCAGGATCCCGATGTATGCTTCATTCTCATCGAACCGAAGATATTTCACCCGAACTACGACCCGAAAATAAACAAGCGTGAACTGAAGATACTCGGAATCGAAAAAGACGAGGAACTGAAAATCGCCGCAATAGTCGTTGTTCCGGAAGACCCGAAAAACGCCACGGTAAACCTGCGCGCGCCGATTCTGTTAAATACAGGGAAAAAGCTGGCAAAACAGGTTATACTGGAAGATGACAGGTGGATGATAAAAGCTCCGCTTTTTGCCGCCAAGGATAAGTGA